The Myxococcota bacterium genome has a segment encoding these proteins:
- a CDS encoding oxidoreductase produces the protein MTPPPSPPASKFGFDSTTDEVLAGVDLGGALAVVTGASGGLGEETARALAAHGASVVMTARDMAKGEAAADAIRKSTGNANVSVAELELGSLASVRAFAERFLREHDALQLLINNAGVMACPYAKTHDGFELQLGTNHLGHFVLTNLLAPALVRGAPGRVVNLTSGGHRFSNVNFDDPNYERTEYTKWGGYGQSKTANVLFTVELDRRLRDRGVRAYAVHPGAILTDLGRHLVPEDVEALRSARPGGAKMRYKPVPAGAATTCYAATSPDLEGLGGVYLEDCHVAAVNDEPAPDGVRSYALDPEGAARLWALSEQLVGQRFDP, from the coding sequence ATGACCCCGCCCCCCTCGCCTCCGGCCTCGAAGTTCGGGTTCGACTCGACCACGGACGAGGTGCTCGCGGGCGTCGACCTCGGCGGCGCGCTCGCCGTCGTCACCGGCGCTTCGGGCGGGCTCGGCGAGGAGACGGCGCGCGCGCTCGCCGCGCACGGCGCGAGCGTCGTGATGACGGCGCGCGACATGGCGAAGGGCGAGGCCGCCGCGGACGCCATCCGCAAGTCGACGGGCAACGCGAACGTCTCGGTCGCCGAGCTCGAGCTCGGCTCGCTCGCGAGCGTGCGCGCGTTCGCCGAACGCTTCCTTCGCGAGCACGACGCGCTCCAGCTGCTGATCAACAACGCGGGTGTGATGGCCTGCCCGTACGCGAAGACGCACGACGGCTTCGAGCTGCAGCTCGGCACGAACCACCTCGGGCACTTCGTGCTCACGAACCTGCTGGCGCCCGCGCTCGTGCGCGGCGCGCCGGGGCGCGTCGTCAACCTGACGTCGGGCGGCCACCGCTTCTCGAACGTGAACTTCGACGACCCGAACTACGAGCGCACCGAGTACACGAAGTGGGGCGGCTACGGGCAGAGCAAGACGGCGAACGTGCTGTTCACGGTCGAGCTCGACCGGCGCCTGCGCGACCGCGGCGTGCGCGCCTACGCCGTGCACCCGGGCGCGATCCTGACGGACCTCGGGCGCCACCTCGTGCCCGAGGACGTCGAGGCGCTGCGCTCGGCGCGGCCCGGCGGCGCGAAGATGCGGTACAAGCCGGTGCCCGCCGGTGCGGCGACGACGTGTTATGCGGCGACCTCGCCCGACCTCGAGGGCCTCGGCGGCGTCTACCTCGAGGATTGCCACGTCGCGGCGGTGAACGACGAGCCCGCGCCGGACGGCGTGCGCAGCTACGCGCTCGACCCCGAGGGCGCGGCGCGCCTGTGGGCGCTGTCGGAGCAGCTCGTCGGCCAGCGCTTCGACCCCTGA
- a CDS encoding nuclear transport factor 2 family protein, whose translation MDPARLADLEEIKRLKARYFRLMDCKEWDAWGDVFTEDCSMANSAPGDPPTVGRENIVAFVRKAIDHMITTHHGHMPEIEFASADEARGVWAMFDYLEAPGYDMKGWGHYHETYRRCDDGRWRIASSRLTRLRVESSNREIRKYLWPEGERLKTW comes from the coding sequence GTGGACCCCGCTCGACTCGCCGACCTCGAGGAGATCAAGCGCCTCAAGGCCCGCTACTTCCGCCTCATGGACTGCAAGGAATGGGACGCGTGGGGCGACGTGTTCACCGAGGACTGCTCGATGGCGAACTCCGCCCCCGGCGACCCGCCGACCGTCGGGCGCGAGAACATCGTGGCCTTCGTGCGCAAGGCGATCGACCACATGATCACGACGCACCACGGCCACATGCCCGAGATCGAGTTCGCGTCCGCCGACGAGGCGCGCGGCGTGTGGGCGATGTTCGATTACCTCGAGGCGCCGGGGTACGACATGAAGGGCTGGGGGCACTACCACGAGACCTATCGTCGCTGCGACGACGGTCGCTGGCGCATCGCGAGCTCCCGGCTCACGCGGCTGCGCGTCGAGTCGAGCAACCGCGAGATCCGCAAGTACCTCTGGCCCGAGGGCGAGCGGCTCAAGACCTGGTAG
- a CDS encoding SDR family oxidoreductase, producing MDPSGPLSLRGKAALVTGGSRGIGKAIAQALASAGADVMLFSRKADELERAAAEVGSGARWCAGNAGRAEDAEAAVDATLEAFGRLDVLVNNAATNPYAGPTIDIDLPRWEKTWQVNLTGPLLFTQAAWHRAMKDGPGGASVVNISSVGGYHTNPILGAYDTTKAALIHLTKQLAAELGPKVRVNAICPGLVRTQFARALWEGEGGEMVARRNPTRRIGEPGDVAGLAVFLASDLAAWITGEAILVDGGQHVAF from the coding sequence ATGGACCCCTCCGGCCCGCTCTCGCTCCGCGGCAAGGCGGCGCTCGTGACCGGCGGCTCGCGCGGCATCGGCAAGGCGATCGCGCAGGCGCTCGCGAGCGCGGGCGCGGACGTGATGCTCTTCTCGCGCAAGGCGGACGAGCTCGAGCGCGCGGCCGCGGAGGTCGGGAGCGGCGCGCGCTGGTGCGCGGGCAACGCGGGGCGCGCGGAGGACGCCGAGGCGGCCGTCGACGCGACGCTCGAGGCGTTCGGTCGCCTCGACGTGCTCGTCAACAACGCGGCCACGAACCCCTACGCGGGGCCGACGATCGACATCGACCTCCCGCGCTGGGAGAAGACGTGGCAGGTGAACCTGACGGGGCCGCTGCTCTTCACGCAGGCCGCGTGGCACCGCGCGATGAAGGACGGCCCGGGCGGCGCCTCCGTCGTCAACATCTCCTCGGTCGGCGGCTACCACACGAACCCGATCCTCGGCGCCTACGACACGACGAAGGCCGCGCTCATCCACCTCACCAAGCAGCTCGCCGCCGAGCTCGGTCCGAAGGTGCGCGTCAACGCCATCTGTCCCGGGCTCGTGCGGACGCAGTTCGCGCGCGCGCTGTGGGAGGGCGAGGGCGGCGAGATGGTCGCGCGCCGCAACCCGACGCGGCGCATCGGCGAGCCGGGCGACGTCGCGGGCCTCGCCGTCTTCCTCGCCTCCGACCTCGCCGCGTGGATCACCGGCGAGGCGATCCTCGTCGACGGCGGGCAGCACGTCGCGTTCTGA